The Conger conger chromosome 11, fConCon1.1, whole genome shotgun sequence genome includes the window atcaacggtagactgttacaaaaactacaccattacaccagtcgcactgaaccaattagaataacaccaaacattactatattctgacctgggattatcatgaaacatctttatgccatcgccagtactcctgtactcaaatcctgtaggaatgtgagaaaaggggggcccccagggcccaagaaggcgcctctaagaatccttctctagctctcccccacaggcatgtgtgccaacggtgggggctaacaatgtatgctccaggagggggaaatcaggaagctgaccagcgcatgagaccaaatgttacttatgactgacttacaatgttttaacacaaaaattgtacctttaacacatGAATAACATCTATGGATCAGCCTCcatcagtttgtttgtttgctggtcCTACTGTAGGATTATGtatcaaccacaagggggcgacAAAGCCAAACCTACCTAAAAGAAATTCTATACTGAGAGCCCAGGTCTAGCATGTAATGTTAAGTcatatatttcatgtttaaatattaCAAATTTGTATTCAGTTTAGCCATCAAGAAGTGGCTGGACTACACGCTAGTCCATAAGAGGGCTACTCTGTTTTTGCTTGCCTGCATATATTAGGTAGTGTATAAAGCATAATGTCTGATAAAACATTAGCATAAAGCATAAAACTTAGATAACTAGCTAACAATCTTTCTTCTTGTATTCATTTGATGGCTgcccacatacactcagtgagcactttattaggtatttattcaactttttagtcttctgctgctgtagcctatccacctagaggtttgacacgttgtgtgttcagagatgctcttctgcataccactgttgtaatgtgtgcatttatttgcaactatttgcattactgtcaccttcctgtcagctttgtccagtctggccattgtaaatcccttcttatcattgaaaaagactcactgacatgttgactcaccctctgcctgtgtttatagtccataCAATTGATGGCCTGACATTctttaccaaaacattgtataactgcacaacaattaaagctcattggttgaaaatcggttgccacagccaatggcatttcaacgtcagcgtgtttgcagagaaggagggataaacagtgttgtagtttgaaggtgtttgttgctgctgttactatcttgaccgttagaagtccaaaatcacctattgtacctttaagtcagcATTTAAGTCTATTTTTCACCCAGATAGCTCAGTTCTCTGAATGAGATCATGTTTCTGCTATGACAGTAGTGGTTAGATAACTCCCCAAATAAGAGACCAGGGACAGATGTGAGCAATGTGTTTAACAATTGAGAGCTGTCAGATATCTGGCAGTCAAGGAATGCAGGAAGTTGGCCAGAGTGTTGGAAGAAATGAGTCTGTTGGTATGTAAGGGCAATGTGGTTGAGAGCATTGTGTCCTGCAAGAGATTTGAAATAAACAGGGCCTAACCCCCTGTTCAGGGGTGTGATCATTGAACTGTTGAAAGGGTTTTGTTCAGGATTTAGTGGGGATGTAGAAGACAGGTCATGTAGTAGCTATCGGTGGTTTGAAGGGaggaaagtgaaagtgaaatatCATACATAATGTGCAAATTATTTATTCAGATATTCTCATGAAATAAACTGAATTACCAGGAAGAGAGTGGAAGGTGATGCACTAATCCACAGCTATGCCCAACTTATAGAGGGAAAGATAATGTAATAACATACTGCTAGAAACAAATGAGAGATGCTGTGCTAATGCACTGCTATGTACATTTCAAATGAGTGGTGAACTGCGGATTTTAGTAACTGGTTGAACAGTTAATGTAGATGGCGCTAGTCTAGCACAATCAGTTACTGAATAGCCATAGGTCTgtgacgcctggaaggcagTGGTATTTAGAACTAGAGAACTAACAGTGGCAGATTAGTAAACTAGCTAGTAATATAGCTACAGATAAATTTGATAGAAATACATTACAGAAAAGCTGCCTGCAAAGAAGTGTCCAGACATAATCTGTGGTTGGCTAAACTGAACCCATTAGCCAACCTTCTTTTTGCAGTCTTGGGCTCTATCAgtacatttttttgggggggggggggagggcaacATATTTTCATCGTGGATGGCGGTCTTTTGCTGTCTGTTTGGTGGAGATTGAGTGCAACATGCAATATAGGCCTATTTGTGAAACAATTATATTCTTATTtattaacaaataaattaaagaaaattTGTTATAATaacttttaataaataaatattggttAATTTTATTTACGTATAGTTTATATTTACTTAATTATTTATGAGAAAATAACAACCCAATAATGTAGCCTACCTCTAATTTCttgattttgattttaattGATTTGTTGTTCTTAGCCCTGTGTAGTCATGATATTATTATCTAAAAATGAGCAATAGCCAATTACACAGACTGCACTTTCAAAATAGCTGACATGGACCACTGCACCTCCTGGTGTTCTTGTCAACCATTGCAGGTCATTGTTGGAACTATTCTAACAACAGTGATGCCCGCGGATTTCCATGGGATTTACCCTGCAGAATCCCACACTCATTTTAATTGACTGCATCTGTAATGCACTAGGACATGTTGCACTAATGCACCCATGTACAGGTAAAACACTAAACATGTCACACTTGTACACTCGTGTACAGGTAAAACACTGAACATGTTACACTTGTGCACTGCTCTGGTGGTATAGTAACACAATGCTGTGTTCAGGTAAAACACTAAACATGTCACACttgtaggcggcacggatggtgcagtgggtagcactgccgcctcacagcaaggaggtcctgggttggaatccctgtcggccggggcctctctgtgtggagtttgcatgttctccccgtgtctgtgtgggtttcctctgggtactccggtttcctcccacagtccaaagacatgcaggttaggctgattggagagtctaaattgcccataggtatgagtgtgagaataaatggtgtgtgtgccctgcgatggactggcgacctgtccagggtgtattcctgcctttcgcccaatgtatgctgggataggctccagcccccctgcgaccctgttcaggataagcaggttaagataatggatggatggatggatgtcacaCTTGTACACTTGTGTACAGGTAAAACAGTAAGTATGTTACACTTGTGCACTGCTCTGGTGGTATAGTAACACAATGCTGTGTTCAGGTAAGAAGACTCGCTGGTGCACGGTGTCGGAGCCGGAACAGAGGAAGTGCGCAGAGCTGGCTAAGGGGCTGATCAGAGTGCTGCCTCCTGCCATGGTTTCAGCCTTCGCAAAACTCTCGTGCATCCGGACATACAGCACTGCAGACTGCATTGACAAGATTCGGGTCAGCTCACCTCCTATAGCAACAATGCACAGGATGGGAGGAATGGGAAGTGGGTTATCATCGGATCAAAGCCACTAGTAACTAAAATCAGCTTATGAGGAATATCAGGGGACAACAGCTGAAATACTTATTGTCTGTGTTGTTACAGTATGTACCACATGGCCCaggagcagtgtgtctgtatgtgtttctgaGCAGGGATCTGCTATACATTGATAGTAGATGTTGCCTAGAGGGGAAGAGACTTAAAGGTACTATTGTACATTCCATGCGAGAGATTAAATAAAGAATAGTGGATTAAAGTTATTTTCGTGAGAGTACCTGCCAAATAAGAAGACAAAATGTGGTATAATAAGAACAAATTGAAAACCTTCAAACAATAATTGATCTTCAGTATATATCcacttcagtcagtcagtgaacCAAAAAATATGCTTGGAAATGGAAATGTTCATGTGTCTGTTCTCGTTATCATGGTATATAAGCCAGATTTATTTGAGACGTCCTGCAGTAAGTCATTGGTGACCCACAATGATAAGGTAGAAATAAAGAGACCATTGGGTTTCTAAAGGCTGAAATGTCCAAGGGCTTCATACCAggatatgtgcgtgtgtgtgtgtgtgtgtgtgtgtgtatgagtgtgtgtttttgtgtctgtgtgtgtttgtgtgtgggggtgttagGTTTCTCATCCAGTTCAGGCACTCATTGCTgtgatatttgtaatatttgggTATTAtaaatttggagaaaagaaGTTGGAGCATTCATTTCATTCCTCTAGGCATATAGTAATTGCTGTACCAGAACTGTTAAATGTGTTGCATAGAGTACTGAACCTGGCTCCTAAGCAGATGATCATTGGTACAAATTCTTATAGAGGACTGGAGTTGCAATAAAATAATCTGCATATTTCTGCATATAggccttttgtttttcacatcagtGTACAACAATCTAGTGAATGTgcgtttttatcttttttattagGGAAACCGTGCTGATATAATAACTCTGAATGCAGGGGAAGTGTATACTGCTGTCAAGCAGTTTGGTCTCACTGCTGTTGCAAAGGAGATCTACAGTGATGGTAAGCATACAAGGGCCTGAGAACGAACATCCTCAGGATCAGTCaatgtacagcactgtgcaaaagccttaggcacctgtataacattctgtacagataagattctttcaaaaataagtcaatgaaaggttttaaataaacatactatacattttacatgttagtaatttggcagaattgttaaaaactgaatctagggtgcctacgacttctgcacaatactgtacatgtgcatCAGTGGAGACATGCTTGTTTTATGAATAGTCTGAATTGTAAAAACAAGGCTCATTCCTAAGCTGAAATAGCCATTTGTGTGTTTCCACATTATTTAGTTATAAGAATCAAGTTTCTTTTACCTTTTCcataaaaaacaatgttttgagCATTTGGTTATGTTTGAGCAGtgcacagtgccctccataatgtttgtgacaatttcagatttgtattaaaaataaaatcacatgtggttcaCTAAGTACGCATTATCAGatttgtttatacatttttatacattttggattcACCAGACATCCTGGTGACATCCTTACTTAATATTTTAACATTAGCTCTAAATTTACTAAAGATCAATTACAAATTTACTGTAGGTTGAGAGACATTTAAATAGACATTGAGAATTTAAATtcaatatagctcaggttttaaCCAGATATAGCCCAACCAAGTTAGATAAAAAGCTTTCTCTTTTCAACCAATGTTGACTGGGATTGTTCACCTAGCAACAGTATCCATTGTGTTTTAATCCTATCACATTAGGGATACAGAGCTGCTAACTACTCTGCTTTGACCATCCCAGCCATCCCAAACATCGCCATTTTTTATGAAAGGTATTGCATTTCCCCTGCACCTGTTTTCTCAAAAGGTGGCTGTGtgctggctgtggctgtggtgaAAAACAGCAGTCTGGATGTGCGCTCACTGCAAGGCCATCGCAGCTGTCACTCTGGGGCTCGCTGGACTGCGGGCTGGAGTCTGCCTCTTGGGTTTCTACTCTCCCGCAACTACCTTCCCTGGGCAGAAGAGGAGACTCTCACCCAGGGTAAGTTCATTATGGAGGGGTAATCAATGGGGAAAGCAGAAGAAGTAGGagagagctgggtttgagaggGATATTGCTCTTGCGGTTAAATGGTTAGATTCCACAAAATCAATTGGGTTGACACTGCTTAGCCAACATGTCCCTGACTGATTGTAAAACTTACTGTTgttgtaaaaaatgtttataatttGAGCTAACTTTAACTTTACTACCAAAATACACACAGCATATAgttaacaataaataataatttaataatgtaatgaaaaatgcTCAAACATAGTgtaagtggaagctttttttcttacCGAAaatattctttttgtttttgagtggatatgGATGGTTGTGCCTGTGCTTGGTTGGCTTATAAACACAATGGAGACACAGCCACAATACAGGGCAAtcccattttaaatatgatgacaatatcaccaaaattaGTATTCTCTGTTGCTTTTTCTAAGCTCTGTCTCGGCAAGTTTCCAAAAATGCTATTTGGTGACTTCTAAAGGACACATGATAagtaaatgatattatgggttttATAAAGTGTAAAATGCTATATACTGCATACCAAATCATCCTGGAAGAAGTGTACTGAAATGCTCCTGAAAAAGTGTTCACTTCTCCCTGCCTGTCACCATCCCCCCTACTTCTCCTTGCTCTCCCATCTCACAGCATCAGATCCAGAAGAtacaataatttaataatttcaataataacatgaagtatacTCATATATTGATTGATGTCCACTGATTGaattttttgtcaaatatccAACCCCCATCGACAAGTCAAATTATGTCCAAAAACACTTTTCTCCTGAGAACTTCAGGGCTTCAGTAGCATTCAGAtgcttatactgtatgtgcaattGGGTCCTTAAAGTTGCTGTGATGCCTGTGGAGCCTTTCAAGTAGAAAAATTGGAACCTTTTGTTATGTCTAACTGTGAGGTTCACAGACAGAGGTGATGGGTGCCACTGaatgtgttctctgtgcctCCTTGGCAGCGGTCAGTGCCTTTTTCAGTGCCAGCTGTGTCCCAGGGGCTGCGGCCACAGCTCCcagcctgtgtgctctgtgccaGGGCCAGAAGTCCTACATCCGTCAGCGTAACTTTCACTGTGAGACCTCCCACAACGAGCCCTTCTACAACAGCCAGGGAGCACTGAGGCCAGTTCACATGCTAATGCACACTTGCACCAATGATTCAATACAGGAACACATCTagacatgaatgcacacatttGTCAGGATGCCAGATATGCCAAGACATAGGGTTGGGGGGATACATTACTGCATAAGTGCTAAATATTTTTAGGAGTTTTTCTGGTTTCCCTACACTGACCACAGTTTCTCACTTCTTAAATAATTTTCTGAACCCTCTAACCTCAACAACCCCTAGCACACACTGGGAAATAAATTGCCCATAAGAATGTGCACGTGTCATGCTATCTGAATGAATAGAACATGTTCAAGAAACAGTTTGCAAATAATGAATCAAAGAAGACAAAAGAGAGCAAAAATTTTAAACTAGAATATACAAAGTGCTGGGATATGAACTACAAGCCTTAGCCAGGCTGTCGTATGTGACCCCTTGTCAAAGGAGTTTATACTGTTTTATAATATGTTTCACCTACAGTgtggtccgtaagtatttggacagtggtgcaacttctgttcttttggttctgtactctggcacattggatttgaaattaaatgctgTTTGATGAGTCAAGTGTATTCAATTACGTCCTTAGtgtaggtataagaaagctttcagtatctagtcatGATTCTACGCTTTTGATTgcctgttattggtgtttgtcaacataaggAGTGTGACAAGCCATTATTAAGctggaaaataagaaaaaagctGTTTTATCACCGATATAAagtgatatatttttattaaataaaaaaagtgagaAATGGTCCAGTTTCACTTCTGCATTGACAGATATGGATCAGCCCTTATAGTTTCTGCCACCCATACTCCCCCTTAGCTACACCAGTGTCCGGCTAAACCAGGCTTGCCTGGTCTTATTTGAGTTATCATTTTGATAtgacagaaaacacatttttagtgGTGAAACGTTTGTATGTATCCTTGAGCTCATGCTCCCAGATAGACCTTATTATCCAGTTACAGATTGGACAATGGGCACCTCTGTATCTTATTTATGTATAGTTTTTCCCTTAGTAATGAAACTGGAACACACATTTTGTTGCTTTCtctctttgtttgtttgagtgCTGAATGTTTGAGTTGAGCAGTCACATTGCCAGAGTCATGGCCACTAGGGGGCTTGCACAGAGGGGTTAATGCTGCTTCATTATTGTCTGACTCATTATTGTCTGAGCAGCTAATTTATAACAATTTGTTCCAGgtataatctctctctctctctctctctctctctgtctctctctctctctttctctttcacacacacacacacacacacacacactgcttctcCTATCAGGTGCCTCAAGACTGGCAAAGGGGATGTTGCATTTGTGGACCATATTGCCCTTGACAGTATTGAGGGTAAGGAAACCTTTAATGTGAAAGATATTACAATAGTCAACATAGTACAATAAGCGCAGAGGAATAGAAGCATTGAATATGGATAAAATTATCCTTACAAACAAATTCACACTATGTACATAGTTAGGCAAAACAGGTAAACAATTTTCTGAGTAGTCCTATGCCCTGTTAATCTCTCTAGTTGGTTTCCTTACCCCTCTGAAAAATTGTTATGCTTTGCCTCACCTCAACACACCACTGGATCTTCTtctcagagtgggagagggaggactacagacttctctgcacagaTGGGGCACAGGCCAATCTTAGTGAGTTCCGGACATGTAATCTTGGACGAGGGCCTGGAGGAGGGGTTGTGACACGCATTAACTTCCGCAAGACAGCCCGAAAGTTCCTGCAGGCGGCACAGGTAACTTCCCTCCCTCAAAAAAAAGTTAACTGTGCCAGTGACACTCTTCATATTTACCCACATATGTAGTTCTGTGCCTGTGTTGTCATATATCTGTCTCTATGTTGGCCTGATGGCCAATGGCAGATGGTGTTTGGTCGTCAAGGACGTGATAAGCAGCATTTTCAGCTCTTTGAGTCTCAGTCTTATGGCGGCCGTGATCTGCTGTTCCGGGATAAGACGGAGAAGCTGGCTGTTTTTTCTGACAGTGACATCAGTCAGGTCCTAGGACTGGACTATGTGGCTCTCCTGAAAGGGCTTGGGCATGAAGGTACTGATTAATTACTCTGCTTGCATCCCTGCTCTAAACACAATATGCCATTACACTGTAATTCTCAAGAAGATGGtgtttttagcaccattctctgcaaactagagactgctgtacatgaaaatctgaggaaatcagcagtttctgagaaactcaaaccaccctgtctggcaccaacaatcattccatggtcaaagtcacttagatcacatttctttccaattCTGATAATTGgtttgaaaaacatctgaatctgttgaccatgtctgcatacttgaatgcatgattggctgattaaatatttgcattaacaagctggtgtactggtctgcctaataaagtgcacagtgagtgaataatacaatattatgttcctacacagaaaatgaaatatgatatTTACAGCTTTAAAGAATAAATATTTCCAACTTAGGCACTTGGGAGATGTTTTCAAGTTTGATAAAAGTGAGAACTGGCTGGCAGTCTGTAGTGACACCAGTTaattttgtgtgcgtgcgtgcatgtgtgtgtgcgtgtatgtatgtgtgcgtgtgtgtgtgtgtgtatgcatgtgtgtgtatgtgtgcatgtgcgtgtatgtgtgtgtgtgtgcatgtgtgtgcgtgcatgcatgtgtgcatgtatatgcagGGAGCTCCTTAGAGGACAGTGTCATCCGCTGGTGCTGTATCAGTGATGCGGAGCAGAAGAAATGTGAGGAGTGGGCCCTCAGCATCAAGTCTGAcccactggtgtgtgtgagggcctCCTCCATGAGTAACTGCATCGAGAAGATCAAGGTACTGTAAGCCCCCATTGTATTTACTCATCAAATTCATATGCAATTAGcttgtaattgtaatgtatttttaaaatgcactgcTATACATGTATTGTTCATTGTACATACTGCATAGCATGTAGCTATCTGGTAGCAGGATTTTTTGGATGTGGTAAACCTAAAATAGGTAAGCTTGTgacgggaaaaaaaaactcacttaacatatttattcagccaatatTAATTTAGTTAGCACAATGTAAAattgcaggcacacacagacattcaatTTCCAGGCCTGTTCAGCCCCGGTAATCAGTTCCAGTTTTTGACCAATTACTACGTCCCTGCATAAGACTACTATTATATCAATTTTGTATTGGCTCTCTGTAACACGATGCGCGCACATACAAGGTTCCGTAACCAGTAATGGTAATGTGGTTACTCAATATATGCGTTCCGCCTTTCGTGAGCAAGAAACTACAGAATAAATTAATCTCAACATACAGCAGGCGAGGGGCATGgtattgaagtgatgactgaGTAGGATCTTAGCTAATGATTTCAAACAGTGTTGTTGGTTGGTTGGGCTTGCATtaaacaacaccccccccccttgtgtAAAGAAATCGTAGCatcagcaaaaacagttcttgagactttatgccaaaaaaggttgatgttttgcaacaaaaaatgtattttgagttgctctttatgtatatttatcaagggtgcaaataattctggagcccactgtatatcctGTTAAGagtgaaataaatacagttcACTGCTGTGATATGTGAAGCGGCCTCATTTCGGCATGAAACTATTGGATATAGTTGTTCCCATTAAAATGTGTAGTAAATGTTGATCTGTGTGTTCATAGAGAGATGAAGTGGATGCTGTCTCACTGGATGGTACACATGCCTTCATTGCAGGGAAGTGCGGCTTAGTTCCTGTGGTTGCAGAATATTATGGTAAGACTTGGCTGAGGAAGGAGCAGGTCGGAAAGCTATTTGGAAGGATTTGAACTTTGGATGGAGGACCTTTTTAATTTAGGACACAGGGTTActtcttgtttttcttctgtgGTTTTTCTTGCTTCCTTTGGTTTTTTACATCttttcattcttattttatCAAGACACAGAGCTACAATAAATACCccacaataaaatctaaaatttGTATGAGGACATACATAATACACTTTTATTAATGAATACGGCCACAAGGTTGTCTCACTTTATTTTCTTGCATGGTCCTTCAGTCCTCTACCATCTAGACATTGCATCAAGCCCCTTCTCAAGCAATTATTCCATTTGCACCACCTTACTAATCTAAATTGAAGTAATTACAACTAATTAAGCACAGACAATGATTGACAGCAATGTTTACAAGCGATCCTCACATGCTCAATtaatttaaggacattccaacctgtttAATGTTCCCTCtgggagctagaagtagaagttaggaatgCCCAattttcctttgagcaagaaaaaatCAGTATATCCTGATACACCTCTCCCTATCTGCCCCGTCTGTAACTGACTGTGTCTGTGGCTtcgaactgatgtttgaaggagaaaggacattccattttccaAAGTCAAGCTGGCGGTATATTTGCCTGGAATATATGCATATAGAAAAATTCTAATgatacagagaagattagcaGGGCCTTAAATAAGTGGAGCCAACACATTATTCACTGGTACCCTGTTTTACTGTGTTCTAAACTGCCTCCCAGTTTTGCAAATCCATGCATTCACTTTGACtcattttttcaaattgtgctCTAAATTTGCCAAACACTTAGGTTTGCAAAATGCACAGGACCGAAAACTGAAAGATTGAATTGGTAATcgaattgaaatattttttaaactaaagTGCCTAGGTGAGCTCCATACAGATGCCATATGTAAACTACAATCATGTTCTTCATAGAAAATGCTACTGAAATGTAAACCGCCAAATTGGCTAGGAAGAGTGATGGAGTTACACACCACTGCCGAATTCTTCCTGCATTTGGCGGGTGGCGGTTGTTAATGTCATGCCCTGGATGTATGATTCAAAAGTAGACAATGATTTGGAgggagctgtgaagaaaacattGTTGTCTGTCTTTTTTCAGGGGAAAAATGTATACCAACAGAGACAGTAACAGGAGAAACTGCCCATTTTGAAAGTGACGGTAAGAGGAAGAGGGAATTTGGAGAATTTTGGAGGGATTATACTAATTATATTGTCAGCATAACAATATGAGTGAAAaattgaatctttgaaaaaatgacagtaatttcataatttcttagtatttggtatgtctaTCTTTTGCCTTAATGACAACATGCACTTAAGCTGGCATGGAGACCACACATTTGTGCAAAA containing:
- the sxph gene encoding saxiphilin-like, with the protein product MLCSGKKTRWCTVSEPEQRKCAELAKGLIRVLPPAMVSAFAKLSCIRTYSTADCIDKIRGNRADIITLNAGEVYTAVKQFGLTAVAKEIYSDGGCVLAVAVVKNSSLDVRSLQGHRSCHSGARWTAGWSLPLGFLLSRNYLPWAEEETLTQAVSAFFSASCVPGAAATAPSLCALCQGQKSYIRQRNFHCETSHNEPFYNSQGALRCLKTGKGDVAFVDHIALDSIEEWEREDYRLLCTDGAQANLSEFRTCNLGRGPGGGVVTRINFRKTARKFLQAAQMVFGRQGRDKQHFQLFESQSYGGRDLLFRDKTEKLAVFSDSDISQVLGLDYVALLKGLGHEGSSLEDSVIRWCCISDAEQKKCEEWALSIKSDPLVCVRASSMSNCIEKIKRDEVDAVSLDGTHAFIAGKCGLVPVVAEYYGEKCIPTETVTGETAHFESDVFPSVFAVAVVRRSSRNVFFGNLAGRRSCHGHMYSPAGWLMPARHNLSSQHNSSTHCDPSKVYSEVFWKGCLPGSQGSLCKVCIGGTAEPGTKRCTDNHNERYYGNMGALRCLVGDPSGKTYGDVAFLEQHNLEDNIKSLGSSGWAEGWLAWDFELLCPDGRRASLSQWESCHLGAIPPNLIMTRPILTARVYDFLMKSQETLAAHPDEFNLFESQKYGESDLLFKDVTRCFVHTSHLDYHTILGEDFYRTMETIFNCTRSEILEFCAQDVCTIF